gattttaattacatCATATTAAGAACTGATTGTAGTTCTTACACATTAACTACAACACAGTTTTTATCTCTGATATACCATTGGATGTTGACTTTTGAATACTCAGTTAAATAATAAGGTTATCTAATGTCATAGTTACAACAAAATGTTATACTGTTCATAAAACCGTTTGCCTTTATTCTTTCGACAATTTTATAAAGAATGGTTGTGCAATAGTTTACTTTAAAGACTTGCTTATATATTTTACAGAGAGAAAACTCGAGAAGTTGAAAAAGAAGAACAAAGTTGTGGACAATTTATCGGCGTATAGAGCAGATTGTATCGACCGGTTGATCAGAGAGGGCTGTGACTTGGACCCTGTCATTGGAGACACAGAATCTGAGAAACTACTTCAAGAATAACCGCTTGACATTGTGAACCCTTGTAAGTAGTCATGGCATCATCATCGACCAACATAGACCTTTCAGAACCATCCTTCTGCGTTGTGTCGGGAGCTTCTCAAGGTATAGGTCGAGCTATCGCTGTGGAAATCGCCAAATGCCTCGGACCCGATTCCCTCATGCTGTTGCTAGCACGAAACAATGAAGAACTCGCTGTAACAGCTGGTTTATGTGAGTCAGAGAATGTCAAAGTTGTTTGCAATGCTGTTGATTTGTCAACTGCAACAGAGGAGCTGATGATGGATATCCTCCAAGGAGCCATATCTGGACGTCAAGTTGACGAGTTTGCCCACGCTCTAATTTTCCATAATGTTGGGTCCCTTGGCAATTTGGCAATCGAGACGTCCCGTATGGAGAATATACAAGAGCTTCGTAAATATTACGACCTGAACGTATTCAAAGTGATATCGCTTAACACTCAGTTCCTCAAACTGTTTGAAGAGTTCGAGGAGAAGGTCATAATTGTTAATATAACATCTCTGTGCGCTATCAAACCTATGGGAGGCATGGCTTACTATTGCAGTGGCAAAGCTGCCCGTGAAATGTATTTCAGAGTTTTGGCTGAGGAGAAAAAGCAAATCAAAGTCCTGAATTACTCTCCTGGGCCGGTGGAAACGGCTATGATTGACAATGTCCTGGAGGAGGCCATTAACGAGAATCTCAGGGATGTTTTCACGTCCTTCAGAAACCAAGGCACTCTGTTGAAACCAGAGATTACTGCCAAAAAATGTGTCAAAGTTTTGCTCTCGGGCAAATTTTCTCCTGGAGAACATGTCGATTATTTTGACGATGAGTAATGTTACAATTTCTCATTTTGTAAACTCGTAATCTCTTGAATATTACATAAATTGATATAGGATCTCTACAAACTATTAGCAGAACAAATTAAAATGATGAAATATATATTCTAAAATAAgattttgtttagatgtttgatgatggtgaaaattttttaatgatttttattttgacatctGTTCCCAATATCccgtaaaaatatgtaattttcaaTGCAAAATCTATTTAGCAGTTTTTATGTGGttctttttaaacaaatattttttttattttatagttcagtataagttatatttgtttcaattctcttctttaaataaaatttaaaatttaaatttttacatatGTTTAAATTTGTTCTGCTACACTTTTGTATATGTTAAAATTGGTGTTACAAAATTGTATACTCATAAAGAACAACTGATGCTGCAAATActcaaaattattcaaattcatAACATTCCATTAATTAGTATAATATAGAAAATTTAGTAACTCTCAtatcatataaattattattatagatgtaTAAAGGTGAGTTCAGATTATAGAAAATGTTATATaacatttaaacaaacattGTTTATCTGTATTATTAAGAGAGATATAACAAAAACTAACATATTTAGGtggtttgataataattagaaatataGTAATAGCATGACCAAACAAAATATCCAAATTGGCCACAAATATCTTTAGCAATCTGTTTTGTATGCTTATTGTAAGAAATTAGTTCCCTTTTTTGGCCGCAACTTTATCAtacatgtttattatttttacagtcGAGTCAAACTATATAAGGACTTATCACTGATGTCTATATATTGGATATTATTATTGAACacgaaatgaaaatgaaaatgaaatttttgttttaaataatagggctgagaccttcttttagGTAAAtacctgtgtcagaaggtctcgctctTCCTTTATAAACATCATTGTCGTAACTTTTACATTATTGTTaaacattgattttttaaattactaaactTGTGTCTTGGTAACATTTTTTAGATTTATCTGTCAATTAAAATTTCTACATAATTGAAATATGTTATATAACCATGTTGTATAACAATTCGTAATGTGAACTCACCCTAATATTTGTTGCTTTGATAACAAACTGGTAGGCTATGGCTATAACGTGTAGTAGATTGTTGTTTGTGTTGTTTCTTATGTACGTTTTCTACTTGTCTGTGTTGTTGTCTGCGTTTACACCTTGACACAGCTCAACAAAAGAAAATGATTTTCTTGCTCaagttataattgtttttttttaataaatttttcagtACTTTAGTGATAAATTGATGGCCTGGATGGCcggatggaggtcctgggttcgatccccggctgggccgattgaggttttcttaattggtccaggtctgactagtgggaggcttcggccgcggttagttaccggcaaagacgtaccgccaagggatttagcattccggtactatgccgtatagaaaccgaaaggggtgtggattttcttccttttCCTAaatagttagcccgcttccatcttagattgcatcatcacttaccatcaggtgaaattgtagtcaagggctaacttttactaactaattaaaaaaaatcataatcataatcaggTTCTTGTTTCTTAGCCCGACTTACTTCTACAGATAATCATAGATAACTTATCTCAAGAAAACTTGATTATTTCAAGATTCTGTCTTTTAAGACAATCCTCGTTAAAACAGGAAAGTTAGTTCACAAGGAAAACTATGATTTCTAAAgtctttaatgtttttaaaacatcCCTTGTGGAAAATGTTTGTGTTGATTATTCGAGCTGTACTAcattccaaatatatttataagagTTCCTGTATTTATGTTATCTACtgttaaatataagtataaagtttCTAATGTACCTATTTGTACTATAAACCTGATTGCATATTACAGGACACACCAATTAATTAAGCACATTTTTTCACCGACTTAAAAAGTATGATATAGTCCTTTTAagcaattcattaaaaaaaaactttataaaacatTACTAGTTTTAGAAGATTGTTATATTTTGGGGCCCTTTTTTAGTTCATTATccttaataaaatatcttttgcGCACCACGACTTCTAAAGACAAAAACATAGGTTTTCTGTTGTTTTCgattccgccgctattggtcaacatttgtctttctctcgaCTCGAGGAGTCGTGGTGAACATCATAGGCCTACTGGAAAGTGTAATCTGTAATATGTAGTCAGTAGAAGGTTTTTTAAAGCAAGCGAGACGAGATAggttaaaataatactttactaGCACCAGGAGTtcgtaaaattttgtttttcacacaTCTCGCGGGAACtatgcttccatcttagattgcgtcatctcttaccatccggtgagattgtagtcaaaggctaacttgtaaagaataaaaacaaaaaaaaaggagtttgtaatattttgttttacacgcatccacagaaaagatattacaaccagtagttggacttcatactagaggtcgaaacgcgagctatacctacgctccttgaacatggggtgatcgtagggtgaagacagtcgcgactgtgccgcggtgacgaacgaacgcacggtgtattaacagagtaaagtgtattaatagtattagatttttttaattatgaccagtaggactgcgcgggtgtgaagtcgtacgcgctgggcatcgttacccccctcccggaccgcgccgaccttcgggagtgttacgaacaaatttgccaagcacacatactgataaatgatatgtcattagactcgtctagataggccgagtgtcactgggtaacttagttcttaaaaaatcaaaatggcggattttatgcactttaatgtgcaagctcataaaacttttgctcagcttggcattggtgacaagaattttaaccgacttacaaaaagaatcgtatcgtatttacagcgatatttccgtcatttgtaaaccgtttcttttttgtttggatgaatattctttcaggttagtcccatttttttcatgtcaggatctgataatggcatcctagagaaatctaggggaactatcgtatcgtagggacaattagtgcgtttgttcattgtttcattatctattttaaatcactacaatttcatgaaggtatttatctttttttttatttgttcacgtagtgtggaggtaatacctagatggcatcaccgaaataaatatgtttaagaatacgaccaatccttcaagatcattgacgtagtatcagccttaattaaatcaaccaatcaaaaaacacgcatttttatttatcacttcccattttactacaatttacaaagtattttatttgtttatatttaaataagtttatttacaatcacaaaactaagtggaaacacaaagttagcaaatgtaattaaattgctgcatgcgggcagccctatgacatgtttacgtaccgcgcggctgtaggtatttatttcaaaaatacggccgagttattatactgcttgtaatatctttactgtgacgCATCCCGCGGGATCTATGGGGTTTTTtgggatcaaaagtagcctattttgaTCCAGggtatgttatttttatgttccaaatttcagcccaatcagATCAGTAGTTGCGACGTGAAGGAGttataaacatacacactttggctggtggaaggcttcggtcgtggctaattaccacactaccggcaaagaaggccaagcgatttagtgttccggtacgatgtcgtgtagaaactgaaaggagtgtggattttcatcctcctcctaacaagttagcccgctttcatcttagattaggTAGatagggcttacttgtaaagaataaaaaaaaaatattacacacaatctttcacctttataatataagtgtgatgtgatgaaaaaaattattaaaaaagttttaatggtattttttttttatcttctcTTGCTGGCTTGCTTTAGAAAACGTTCTTATTTATGTCTATATTATATGTGTGTATCGAAATATATTATGAATGCAATTCATATTAATAAAGTGCTTGAATTGGAATTATTGTGTGTTTTCATACCccgttttatgttttgttatttCAATATCCAAATGAGTTACATTCATAAGttatttgagtttttttttataagttatttttttttttagttcgtTTAATAACACGTACCTATACACTCTAAAAGGTCTAAAAGATATCCCAAGAGGAAAGTGCTTTGCTTCTGGACAAACTACTATTCAAAAtgtcatgaaaatcggttgagtattTAGTTTAGGTGTGAGAGTGTAACAAACATAATCACAACTGTCTAGTGAACTAGTTACTTAGAAGTCTTAACTCTCAACCCTACCAGAAAGAAAGACCAAAGACATCTTTATTTAATCgctagcagacgcctcgcggCTTTATTTGCCTAGTTCCCGTAAAagtacggggatgaaatatagcctatgttactcgctgataatgtggctttcactggctgaaagaatttataaaatcggttGAAAGCTCacttttaatatacatataggtaaGTATAAGTATGGATATAGGTGTCTCGATAGCTCCATGGTTAAGGCTTGTAAAGACTTGACTTCGAAAGGTTaagggttcgattcccgaccGTTGGACTAAGCATATAACAGACATCCACGTGGTAAACTTTTAACAACCACCATTAGTACATACGAGTATCAACTCTGAAAAGGATCGTCATCTAGTTCGTGAGCTTGTGTCGAGATTACGCTACGATTTTGATTAGTGTACGCTGCACTAAGGAGTTTCATACAAACAATACTGCCCcccagccaagtggcacgtcgattctctttctacgatcgctaacgctacgaaaactataaagatgtatgggaataacagatcttgatcacgtgacctgtcgatagcaaatgtcatttccatacatctttctaggtttcgaagcgttagcgatcgtagaaagagaatcgacgtgccacttggctaggaggGCAAGACGGCTTGAGTCGATACGGTGACGTGACGATCTTATTCCGAGTTGATACGTGTGTTATGACCCTAAAAGTTCTTACAGATAACAGTGGATGTACAACGGCTGGTAGATGATGATAGATAGACCTTTAAGGGTCAAAGAAAGCTTAGATTACCTACTTGGTGATAAATGTGTGttagcttattcacaagttttatCTTTGTTATTGGACATCAAGTAAGAATGTGAAACACTTacctactatttactatatatacTACACTTATCAGTGCTGAAACCAacccttaattaaaaaaatacaacattaaaCTGCTTAGACACTGCGTAATAAATGATATTCCACAGATGTAATCGCAATGGGTCGCAAGAGCCTGTTCATCTTCCTGATGAGCCTGGCGTGGAAGTGCCGCTTCAGCATGCCGCTGCTGCTGAGCGGCACCGTGGCGCTGCTGGGGCAGGCGTGGATGTTCCAGATCAGAGTGCACACCGTGCATCGGCTGCACGACAACGAGGTGCGTTTATATTGTAAGTGTCACTGTAGCATACTGGGCTGCTGAGCGGCACCGTGGCGCTGTTGGGTCAGGCGTGGATGTTCCAGGTCAGAGTGCACACCGTGCATCGGCTGCATGACAACGAGGTGCGTTTATATTGTAATTGTCTCTGTAGCATACTGCTGAGCGGCACCAAGATGCTGCTGGGGCAGGCGGAGATGTACTAGATCAGAGTGCACACCGTGCATCGGCTGCATGACAACGAGGTGCGTTTATATTGTAATTGTCTCTGTAGCATACTGGTGCTGCTGAGCGGCACCAAGATGCTGCTGGGGCAGGCGTAGATGTACTAGATCAGAGTGCACACCGTGCATCGGCTGCATGACAACGAGGTGCGTTTATATTGTAATTGTCTCTGTAGCATACTGCTGCTGCTGAGCGGCACCAAGACGCTGCTGGGGCAGGCGTGGATGTTCAGAATGCACACCGTGCATCAGCTGCATGGCAACGAGGTGCGTTTATATTGTTAGTGTCACTGTAGCATACTGCTGCTGAGCGGCACCGTGGCGCTGCTGGGGCAGGCGTGGATGTTTAGAATGTAAACCGTGCATCGACTGCATGACAACGAGGTGCGTTTATATTGTTAGTGTCACTGTAGCATGCCGCTGCTGCTGAGCGGCACCGTGGCGCTGCTGGGCGGCACCGTGGTacagataatatatatagtgtAGACTGTAGAGCAACCAGAGCAAATAATTCTATGGTTTTGTCGAGTCCAAATGGACGACTGATATAAAGTACCTTACATTCATCCATGTTTATGACACAAATTTCAaattgtggaaatcgaacctatGAACCCACTACGCAAATTGACAATAAAGGAAATCTGCTTCCAGTTGGCGTATTACGACGAGAATGAAGATGAAGACGACTCGTGGGAGACAGAGTCCACGGACTCCTGGGAGACCATCGTGGAGGAGGTGGCTTACGGGTGACGCACTGGAATATTCGCTACGGACTATTACGCAACGGTAATAAAGGGAACTATGTATGTGATATTTTTTGTGGTAATCTTATCAAAATGGGCTCGACAAGTTAACATACGTAGACAGAAAAGTAAATAGACATAGCTGTATAATCCATCGTATTCCCTGAAAAAATACATGTCATAGCAACATAGTGTTATCGTCTATGGTTTgaggatttggaattaaacacctggtgactcgtacaagactttattccactctCACACACAATACACACTCCAGTTTAGGCAATTCGttgtccaaaatcgtagccgagttcactattgttcacttgtatcgctggtaTCACTTACAGtacgtttcatgtaggatggtgcgggtgacagttcgtttcactcttgaaagtttgccgcgatttacaataataattcgTAATATAAACGTCAtataggcgactgtcaccggacccatgctatctgaaaaacactttaatgttACTTCGCTTCGCTCTGAAAGTCAAAAGTGTCGGTTGCGTATTTAAACCCGTTACAATAATTCTAGACTATTCTGGGAACTTCTACATACGTGTTGTTTATTCCACGAAATTCGACAATAACAAAAGATAAATCGATGTAAACAACTATAAGGGGCGAGGGATTATGGACCTTATGTTTTTAGTAATAGGGTACTTAGtaacaaaattatgaaaaatatcttATGGATTCTAAAGAAGCGTGACAAGGTGATCTTTCGTGCCAAGATGCGTGTCATTGTTTCTGGTGACGATGATCCAgaaaagttaaaattgtaattattaacgGACTTTTGTGCTTCTATTAAAACGTATTGtgacttttttcaaattatgatcaaccttaaaatatatattgtctatttacttcttcGTCTACGCATACTCGTACATTATATGGTTTATACAATGAAAATATCCAATTTCAAATACCTTGTACTTTACTATAATCTTTTGATAATGTtatgattaaaaaaagaaatgaatttgCTATAAAAAAGGTTGCTCAATGCATCACAAGTTATCTAcaagtatgtaaattatttttttgtctgaCAATTCTAACATATTCATACACTGCTAGTATTACATTGGTTGGCATCTTTGCCGTGTAGATACCGTCAGATGTCGTAGAATAAAGTTGTACTTCTTCCTAACTCGCTTCCTTATTAGACGTTTTGTCACTTATAGCGTCCGCAccgagatattgtgtttgtgaagttagcgacaaatgactgcgcaatctatactaatattataaactgaagagtttgtttgtttgattgaacgcgctaatctcaggaactactggtccgatttcaaaaattctttcagtgttagatagtccatttatcgaggaaggctatattatttatattaccccccgtattcctacgggaacgggaaccacgtcgcgcggcgtcagctagtgaatcAATAACGGTACGTTCGGTTCGCGTCTGTACGAATGCGCATACTCATTGCGcggctaacttcacaaacataaagatccgtggcgaaCATTATACAAATTATGCTTATAATGCGTACAACGCAGGGGCGTAGTTACCgctgtatcaatgatacggggcctccggactacaggggccccgtaagtgtaaaagcaaaaattggaaaaa
This window of the Bicyclus anynana chromosome 19, ilBicAnyn1.1, whole genome shotgun sequence genome carries:
- the LOC112056263 gene encoding sepiapterin reductase isoform X1, which codes for MASSSTNIDLSEPSFCVVSGASQGIGRAIAVEIAKCLGPDSLMLLLARNNEELAVTAGLCESENVKVVCNAVDLSTATEELMMDILQGAISGRQVDEFAHALIFHNVGSLGNLAIETSRMENIQELRKYYDLNVFKVISLNTQFLKLFEEFEEKVIIVNITSLCAIKPMGGMAYYCSGKAAREMYFRVLAEEKKQIKVLNYSPGPVETAMIDNVLEEAINENLRDVFTSFRNQGTLLKPEITAKKCVKVLLSGKFSPGEHVDYFDDE
- the LOC112056263 gene encoding uncharacterized protein LOC112056263 isoform X2, translating into MGRKSLFIFLMSLAWKCRFSMPLLLSGTVALLGQAWMFQIRVHTVHRLHDNELAYYDENEDEDDSWETESTDSWETIVEEVAYG